In the Hordeum vulgare subsp. vulgare chromosome 7H, MorexV3_pseudomolecules_assembly, whole genome shotgun sequence genome, one interval contains:
- the LOC123411901 gene encoding glycine-rich RNA-binding protein RZ1A, with protein sequence MSDADDYRCFVGSLSWNTTDVDLKDAFGKFGRVTETKVVLDKFSGRSRGFGFVTFDDKKAMEEAVEAMNGIDLDGRNITVERAQPQGSGRDRDGDRDYRGGGDRYGGGRDFGGGRGGGRGGGGDCYKCGKPGHFARECPSGDGGDRYGGRDDRYSSRDDRYSSRDDRYGGRDGGRDDKYGGSNGSSRYGPDRGGDRYSGSRDGGSRSSGGGDRYSRDRSGPYDRRSRDEY encoded by the exons ATGTCGGACGCCGATGATTACCGTTGCTTTGTTGGTAGTCTGTCATGGAACACAACTGATGTGGATCTGAAGGATGCATTTGGGAAATTTGGTCGAGTTACTGAGACCAAG GTGGTTCTTGACAAGTTCTCTGGCCGATCACGTGGCTTTGGGTTTGTGACTTTTGATGACAAGAAGGCCATGGAAGAAGCTGTTGAGGCTATGAATGGAATTGATTTGGATGGAAGGAATATTACTGTTGAAAGAGCACAACCTCAAGGTTCAGGCAGGGATCGTGATGGAGATCGAGACTATCGTGGTGGCGGTGACCGCTATGGTGGTGGCCGTGATTTTGGTGGCggtcgtggtggtggtcgtggtggtggcggTGATTGCTACAAATGTGGCAAACCTGGTCATTTCGCAAGGGAGTGCCCTTCTGGTGATGGTGGGGACAGGTATGGTGGCAGGGATGACAGGTATAGTAGCAGGGATGACAGGTATAGTAGCAGGGATGACAGGTATGGTGGAAGGGATGGTGGCAGGGATGACAAGTATGGTGGTAGCAACGGCAGCAGTCGCTATGGGCCTGACCGTGGTGGTGATCGCTATTCTGGGAGTCGTGATGGAGGAAGCCGCAGCAGCGGTGGCGGTGATCGATACAGCCGTGACAGGTCTGGGCCGTATGATCGTCGCAGCCGAGATGAATACTGA
- the LOC123407862 gene encoding UDP-glycosyltransferase 73E1-like, translated as MHHGHLIPAMDAALQLAAHATLASIVVTPTYAARLRPAVESSGLPVRLMELPLDLAGTDDVGQIPLDEEAAYLLAASRLRDLLERHLRAHAPPATCIVSDICHPWTAGLAAGLGVPRLSFLECHGRRREGPRRLPQRDHPRSCRPYSSLTPASSIIFFSFTKRPISCADDTPLKARQSEHICYWR; from the coding sequence ATGCACCACGGCCACCTGATCCCGGCGATGGACGCGGCGTTGCAGCTGGCCGCCCATGCCACGCTCGCCAGCATCGTCGTCACGCCAACCTACGCCGCGCGCCTCCGCCCCGCGGTCGAGTCGTCTGGCCTGCCGGTGCGGCTCATGGAGCTCCCGCTCGACCTCGCCGGGACCGACGATGTCGGCCAGATCCCGCTGGACGAGGAGGCCGCCTACCTCCTCGCCGCGTCACGCCTCCGAGACCTGCTGGAGCGGCACCTCCGCGCCCACGCGCCGCCCGCGACGTGCATCGTGTCCGACATCTGCCACCCGTGGACGGCGGGCCTCGCCGCCGGCCTCGGCGTCCCGCGGCTTAGTTTCCTCGAATGCCACGGTCGTCGACGAGAGGGTCCTCGGCGACTGCCTCAACGAGATCACCCGCGCTCCTGCAGGCCTTACTCTTCCCTTACTCCTGCATCATCTATTATCTTCTTCAGCTTTACCAAGCGACCAATCAGTTGTGCAGATGATACGCCACTCAAGGCGAGGCAATCCGAGCACATCTGCTATTGGAGATGA